GCAGGCGAAAGGATCGATCTGATGGTTTGAACAAACAGACCATTCTTGAGCCCTCTAAATCAGCTGACATTCTCAGTTTGCCTCTCGTACTCGGTGTTCACGAAATTCGTATACATATGGATTACGGTAAATTTCATTCGCTAAAGTGGGAACAGAACAAAAAAACTGCAGTTTCAAATCAAATAACCTAAATTAATACTTCGAGTCAGGCGTAAAACTTATTCTTACTAACGTAGAAAGCACCAAATCACCAAACAACCATGGAATCACCTGCACCAGCACTCCTCTTAAAGCAGCACCCGAATTACGTAGATTTTCTCAAGGAGGCCTATTTTCAGGGGATGGAGAGGAGAAGTGGAACTATCCCCTTACGAGCAGTGGAGTGATGCAGGGATATAATAGTTATCCACAACCTCCCCCAGACCCGATGATGATGTATCACAGAAACTAAATTGATTGAAATGATGAAGTTTGAAAGTTCCTAATGAACATTGCGAAAAAACGTGAACAAGTTTGTGAAGTTCAGTTCTCTCCCATCATCATATCTCCTCAGGGAAACAGCATTGTGTAATGCTACTAGTTGAAAAGGAACGGATTCTGAAATTTCAGAGATGCAATAAACATTTTCCTTCAAATCCTTCAAATATTCGATTGAAAATTAGtctgtaattttttatttatatttcataaaCAGATAAATGTGCTAGATTACGTTGGAGCGAAATACAAGGTATCCCTTGAAAACATGCTTCCCTTAATTCGCAGGTAGTCATACAAAGTGATTGTGTCAAAACTGCTCTGCAACAAATCTATTGATTTTATGCGAATATTGAATGAGTGAAAACACGCCTTAAGCGTTTAATCACGACAATTGCCTCGTTTTATTCATTCTAAATTTTAAATCAACTCTGCTATTTTATTCCGATTCTGGACACTGCAAAATGATGAAGGGTCATGTAGTATCTAAGTAaaaaaacgaaattattccAAATATGTTTATTTGTGTAGTACTCATATATCAATATATCATAAAACCTcttttaaaatattcaaaaactgttttgaaatataatatacatTCGTAAAATTCATTCGTGATTCATCCGAAGCGTTCATAGATTCGAAAATATCGTGGGAAAAATTAGCGGCATTTGCGAGTAATTGAAAAGTTCCAGAAACATCTGATGGATCGAAAAATCTTCACCTATCTAGTTTTACTAAATACTCAGGAAACTCTATGTGACCGTCCTTTGAACGTTGTATTTGGGAAAACATAAACCGAACTTGGATTCAATTCCTGAGAATATTGGCAGACACACTGAATAACCGCCCACGTGATCTGGGTTTCTTGATTTTGCCTCTTCCATCACCTTCAATTCGGAACCAGAAGGTCtcctgcaataaaaaaaaattatgattaaaaatatatttccgaAATACAGTGAATGCAAAATATTTAACAAAAAATATAACTTGAAACACAAGACGCGAGGTGATCTTGAATTAATTTCCAAGGATAATTTTCGTATTCAGAATGACTAGATTTGTGGTAATGGTAACTGAAACAGGCCAAATTTCAAGCTGAAGTTTTCGCTAATACAAGAAATTCATGCCTGCTTGACCTATGAATATTTTGGCGGAGTGGATAATTCACAAATGTGATATACAATTTAAACAGCCTTGATCTTTGAAAAATGTTCAGCCAGAACAAATGAAACCACTCGAATATTCGGGAATTGAGAATAAATGGAAAATCTAACAACTGATCATCAATTCATTGATGTTGGACCACCAATATTTGTTAAGACAATAAGCTTCCCACCCTTCGAAATGAAGAGTTATCGATTGAAGTCGATTTGATTTGTATCTGTCAATATGGCGCTTGATTGAATTAGGGCCATACCGACAAGTTGAGAGAGAAATTCGTTGCTTCATCGAACGATAATGGTCGATCAACGTCAGCAAACTGCTGTCAGGTACAAAACATGCGAATTAACTTCAATGTACCCAAATTAGAGTGTTTCAATTGAAACGAATACTCAAGCCTATATCCTTCCTTATTTGATGTAATTGAATGGAAGTATGCCTGCCTTTCATTCTGTCCACTTACCGTCTCTTTTCCACATCAATATCATATTTATGATATACAGGTCAATACAGAGAACTTTgaagaaatattgtgaatgattCAGACGGATTGTGGTGAATTTTCGAACTTTTTTAACACTTGCCTTGGATATTCTATAATTCTGGTCATAAACGAAGGTCTTGGTATACCTTCTGTTACAAAAAGACTCACCGTAAAAGACCCTGTGTGAAAATAGACAAATAATTATAAGCATTAACATTCGATGCCTGCTCCGAAAGGGTCTCCTATCTAGAGAGCAAAGGGTATGCTGCGTTGTCTTTCTCTGCGCCTGGAAAGGCTGTGGTTATATCCATCGACATGGGAATATCCTGATAATGAGTTCTTTGTCCCGAAAAACCGGCTCCCGCAAGAAAAAACAGTTTATTTTCCGCCATCAGTTACCGCTCCAGGAAATATGCGTGAAAGCATAGTCACTCGGTCGAAAGGAAAACAAAACTTAAAAGATATTCAACCCGGAGACCTGAGCCAGGACAACAGAGGACGAATTTGCATGAGAAAATCCAATTTGAATTTTCGAGTGCCACATCATGTTTACGGAGTCGTGAGCAGTAATGGCCCAAAAAGATCGATGAGACGTTATCTCGGTATTTTTTAATCGTTGCCGGTAGAGAGACGTTTGAATAATGCATTTCATTCGCCTCCCCGATACTTTTTCAAGGTTAATGTCGGAATACCGCAGCTAGACGGCCTTCGTTCAGGCGCTAGCTCTCACTAAATGCATCGGCAACgtggaattgaaaaaaacataTTACATAGTAAATTGTTTCGAAGCCTACAAACATTTGGAAACATCTGAGAATAGGACATGTCAAGCTCAAGTACATAAAAACGCTGATCCAAAACCTTTTCGATCATAAAACACACGTCAGGTCAGAAATTCATAGTTCAAAACTCAAAAACACATGACTCCCTTCAATTTCCGATTGATCGTTCGCTTAATTGGATGTTCCCTCTCAAAATAAATCACCCAATTTGATGTTAAAGGAAAGAACGTGATGAACGTCGGACACACGGGATGAATTCGTGTGGTTGCGGCCAGCAAAATAATTCATCAATCATTCTCCGTTTGCTCGGGCTACGCGGATTAAAGAGACATCGGGTAAAAATTACAGCGCCTTCCCACAAACACCATCATAAGTTCATGGGGTGTCGAAGAGGCTGTAATTGAAATCGATCATCGAAGAATGTAAAAATGAGACGTTCGACAGTGTTTCATCCCAATGGTTTTTCCTCGACTGTCAGCTACCGGTGACTTGggaccttagaacatagatacatggaatggaaaataaacattccaaaaacTGGactgagatagttgcttagtgtcgccaatcacaattgagacagttgattcgGATATCATTAGCGCATCAATACGAATGGACAAGACGCATGtgagtttttcaataaaacgccactgccttagtgtcgctctagacagagaaacatgtGTGGactacaaaaaattcattcatagcACTGAAtagccattccatgtatctatgttctaagcttgggacagtcctgtaacttgggacaattacccctctAGCAGATTTccttgtttcttaccatttatgagtgaagggacaaacttgtCCCAAAGACAAACGCTAAACAAGATTGtttagcgtcttttcggttagtttaacaattaattcctgttgagtttgccgtgaccaaagcgtttgaattgacaggaagaattaaacgaattcaggagagtaaaagcgcgtttttttatagcccttatactttctagtgtcctgtacatgtgtttcgctTTGtgcaatgccgaatagatacaagcggcgcattggcagcaggaaatatgccgatttttcgcaggatattattatttatgttatttccacaaagaaatcaccaaagaaagaaagaaatcaaagttcccttgttttgttcagtttttttacatttagttgcaatatatttactttcgctgtaatagaggcttatccttaccgaatttcaactatgtatataatcacaaattctaatttttcaaaactatacaccgtcccaagtcacctattttatttgagagttgagaaatcgatagattttaacttgtgtaccaagcctcccaaatcggtgggtgacttggaacaagtatattttatttttttcaaaatttatttccgaattctgaagcatagtatatatcctaatcaatggTCTGAGtcattcagcatattcgaacctctttttcataTACAAATAGGTCaacgttttgaaaatattacaagttgaattcaacaatcgtcccaagtcactcgaatttttctgaaagaatATACGCCGCTTTGATACAGGGAATACCGTGGTTTAAAGTAATCATTCGATAGCTGAAAGAGTGCCAGGTTTCGATTATTCGATGACCCGACAAGACTCAGTGATTTGGACAAGTACACCATTTTCCTAAAACTTAAAATAACCTGAGTTTTTCCTCTGCAactcggtgcttacgaaattagtaaATACCGACGACATTTTGAGTACCATAAATCACTCTTCAGTGCCTTAAGAAATACTATCTATATCTTGATTCTCAACACCCCGAATGAGTTGAAATAACAAACCAAGCACAGCAGACAATTCCACAAGATCGCGATCAAATCCTGTATATACTTCCGCCCTTTCGATACATCACCCCAACCTTATGGAATCGAATTAGCCCCACATGAATTTTCGTACATTCCAGGTCGTTTGCCGTATGAATCATTAACGCTATTCACAAATCCATTCGGGCAGGAGATGGGACACGTGAAACTCGTAAATTAGATCGGGAAGTTGTGTACTTACGTTCCTCCGAAGTCTATATACAACATTCGCTGGAGAAGCTCGTAGGATACAAGTGTGACACCGAACTGGGGCGAGGATCTAAACACACGGGCTGCAAGAAGAAAAAGAATCGTTGAGAACACTGCTGCGAGATGAAACagcgaaaaaattgttttcactaCAACGTCTACTCACGTATTGTTCCTTTCCAAAACGCCCTGAACCCTTCTTCCTTATAAATCTTCTTGGTTGCGTCTATAACTCCGCTATAAGTGGTTTGTCCCGCCCTTGCTACCACTTGCAATCTGGTTTTGATCACGTCAGCTGGGGTAACCAACGATGCTGCGGGGACACCAGCAATAGCTCCAGCTGCCAAGAGGGACAATGGATGGTTATATCTGGATAACGGATAATTATTGTGTAGTCCTTTGGATCAAGGATGATTCGACTGTGAGATGTGTTAGTGATGCGTCTTTTTGAAGTGAAACAATGGGGTGCTCTCGAGAAACCTAACTTTCATCCTCAAAGGGAATCATTTATGTATTAAATTCACCTCAACCACCTCAACAATACTTAGTGCACTTCCCCTACCATCCGTCATTTTGTTGACTTTCTCTTACTATTACCTTATTTGAACTACGCTATGGACTTTGAGGGAAAGCTTGTTTGTCCAACTTTAAATCAAAATAACAGAGCCTTGTTAGCAGAATAACAATTTTGCAGATATAATTACCCCCTTTCATCGGCCAAAGCTGCCTTCGTGTGCGCATACGCGGGGAAATAAATCGCACTGAATGGCACGTCTCGGAGAAGACATGCGCGTGCGCCCTTGTACAATCCGAACAGCCCGAGCTCCTTGACTACCGACCATGCTCGCACCTTCGTGCCGCTGGCTATCTCTCCGGCTACCTGCAATCGAATTTTCACGATTTCCAATGGATTCGTGAAGATGACCTGGGAACCTCCGGCCTGGAACGAAGAACTGCggcttttatttgaaatttgaaatcggCGGGTCGAAACTTACACATGCTCCAGAAATAATTTCGCCGAGCAGAGGAATGTTGCCTTTGCTGTCATAGAACTTGTCTCTGACGAAGTCGTTGACCGTCAATTTGATAGCCTTCTCTGGGGCCACACCCATGAGTTGTGGCACCAAACCTCTGTAAAGACCGAATACGCCCTCGTGTCGCACCACTTTTTTAAAGCAGTCGAAACTATTTCTGTACATAACTTCACCAATGAAGGAACCTGTCCTCTGATTTTGCATTCTCGTTTTGACTAAATCTATGGGATACACGGCTGTTGCTCCCACAGCTGAAAAACACagaaattttcatgaataaatgTAGTGGAATAATAAACGACTGAATTATAACAGGCGTAACGTGCAAATAACGATTTCAAATATAGAAGAAACTCTGGAATGCTCACCTCCTGCTACTGAACCTAAGGTAAACCGATAGGCGCTTTCCAAAATTTGAATGACCACGCCTCTATCTTCGGGACtctgaaaataataaattaaatcCTTCACATGCTACTCCAGTATCAAACGTACCATTAAGTTAGGAAATTTACAAACAAAAGCATGTAATGCTACACGCAGCTTACCTGCACAGCCTTTATTTCCGCCAATCTGTTTGTAATTTGTTTGAAATACTGCTCGGGTGCTATCGAGTATAGATCATTGTATACAATTTTCctgaaacaacaaaaaaaaaaacactaatCACACAGAGAAATTAACGAGGATAAATGAAGGCACAAACCCTTCCTCATGTTCACATTCTTGGTAAATCCTAATCCATAGCAGCAATTcaatgaaaaacagaattactttCACGAAAATCAATGAGAGTTATTTCAATATCTTGTATGAATTGGAGTGTGCAGTTAGTGTTTTTTGAAAGCTCCATAAGCTGTGACTGATTTTATGATTGGAAATgttttcagaatattttattattgttttttacaTTTGGTGCACAAATGCATTTGAACTATTGTACCcaacttttcaaaaatttcgttttaaaaagaCATAAATGTGTTGAAGCGAATGTGAGAAAAAATTAGGGCGTGATAATCATAATGAGAGAGAACACAATAATTAGAATAAACCTGATGATGTGTCAGAGAAatgattttcaatattcaagaAATTCTTCGAAATAATTTCGAGGCAAGCAACAGCCATTCTCCATAAAAAGAATGAGTGAAACAAAATTATTGCAGCATGGATTAAAAGATACTTAAAATGATTTTCTAGATAGAAGTTATCGATTTCAGTGGCTATATGCTTCAGAACAAAGTGATAATCAAACCAAAGGATATTACTACTTTGCTTTATGAGGAAAATGAATGATAATAGTGAATAGTGAGTAGAATAAAAATTTAGGAAAGCAACTTCTTTTAGGTAAAACTATAACAAATAGAGGGAAAGAGAAAGGAAACCTATAATTATTAGTTTTTTGTTGTATATTGCAATGTTCATGTTTTTAATTTACTATTCTTAATGATATTCTTTTGGAATCGATAAAGAACTGATTGACTTTGGATATAATGAAATTTGTTGTCGAATTTACCGCGGCGTCAATATATtctgatgaatttttcatttcattcttcaaatatgtagGTTAAAAGATATTCACAATTTCTCTTCTACAGAAAGTCAAGCGGAAAAGCAAAGCCTCAAGAAAAAAGTCGAAAGAATAAAACATTCCTCTCACTCACCCGCTCTGATGTAAAACATCACACAGATGAAACAATATATCGACCTCTAGCGGTGTCATTTGCGACATCACTTGTGCAGAGTGCATAAACTCTTCTTTACTCACTTCTTGGGTCCGGTGACCATTTGTAACGTTCAAGTATATCCTCTTGACCAACTCCATGTTGTTCAGAAGGGAATTAAATGCTATGAAGTAGGGAAAACTGACTTTTCTTCCGCCGGTCTGGGACCCTTGGGCTGTCTGAAAGGAAATATATTTGCCTGTAGAGGATGGACCAAGACTTATCCATCAATATCAACGAACTGAAGGCATCATTCGTTCATTAATTCATAGCAATaaggattaattcagatgcatactatCCGCTGATATGaaaatcaacaagtgttacgatctgaattgaactagccaatttgccatcgtcagggtcCTAAATGGAGCAGATggtgaccatggtttcggtctcgtttgacctcgtcagagcaacacagcttcttctccgatggagaacttTTGGAATTGACCTGTACTTGAGTTACCAATGTTCAGAAGGACCTACCTCTATAAGATGTGACTGCACTTGTGGGGTTAGAAGGTGGCTTTTGATATTAGTCATAATGTCTTGAAAGTCCATGACCGATATGAACCCAGTACCGTTTTTGTCGGCCCGTCTGAAGCCTTCAATAGCGTACTCTTCATGGAAATCGTGCAAAAACTGGCCGAACTCACTATAAGACACCACTCTCTGTTTGTCCTTCCCGAAGTATAGTTGCAAGAACGGCGAATCCATATTAAAAGGTATCCTTTTATGGAGTTCTGTCTTCTGTATCACCTCCACGAATTCCGCTGAAAAGAGATGAACTCAAAGTTATAAAACTTCTTATTTTCATCTTCATCTTCGAAAATTGTGGTACCAGGGATAAGAGAACAGTTATCcctatcatgaattatgaagaCTTACGAAAGCTGACCATCCCATTGCCGTTGGTGTCGAATAGCTGGAAGGCAGTTTTATACAGGGCGTCCGGAAAGCAGAGCAACCCTTCGAAGGCTTGAAATTCAGAGTATGATATGAGCCCATCTTTGCTGGTGTCCACGATGGCGGCAAGAAGATTGACGGATtctttgttgtagttcttatcGTCGAATAAACCTAAGTATCTGATGACGAAGTCATTGGACGTCATGAATTTCTCTCCATTCTTGTCGACCGAAGCGTACTTGTTGAAGATGTCGTGAAGACTGGTAGGATTAGCCCGTTTCAAATATCCTCCACCctggaaaaaaataattgaaaaaatacttaaggaaagaatgaaaatatgaaaaacaaatatttcttgATCATCCTTCATCCCAAATATAGAACGAAAACGCAATCacatatttaaaatatttttgaaacagcACTAGGTGGCAATAAGTAACACAGCCAAGTCACTCATTTGATgcctttgttgaaaatattattgTCTGCTTTTCTGCCAAGTTTATCCATTCAATATCCTTCTTCatgaaaacaaaacataaaaccTTTCTTGAACTCATTCCAATTACTTCTACC
The window above is part of the Coccinella septempunctata chromosome 8, icCocSept1.1, whole genome shotgun sequence genome. Proteins encoded here:
- the LOC123318521 gene encoding calcium-binding mitochondrial carrier protein Aralar1 isoform X3 gives rise to the protein MRSVRKGGGYLKRANPTSLHDIFNKYASVDKNGEKFMTSNDFVIRYLGLFDDKNYNKESVNLLAAIVDTSKDGLISYSEFQAFEGLLCFPDALYKTAFQLFDTNGNGMVSFPEFVEVIQKTELHKRIPFNMDSPFLQLYFGKDKQRVVSYSEFGQFLHDFHEEYAIEGFRRADKNGTGFISVMDFQDIMTNIKSHLLTPQVQSHLIETAQGSQTGGRKVSFPYFIAFNSLLNNMELVKRIYLNVTNGHRTQEVSKEEFMHSAQVMSQMTPLEVDILFHLCDVLHQSGKIVYNDLYSIAPEQYFKQITNRLAEIKAVQSPEDRGVVIQILESAYRFTLGSVAGAVGATAVYPIDLVKTRMQNQRTGSFIGEVMYRNSFDCFKKVVRHEGVFGLYRGLVPQLMGVAPEKAIKLTVNDFVRDKFYDSKGNIPLLGEIISGACAGGSQVIFTNPLEIVKIRLQVAGEIASGTKVRAWSVVKELGLFGLYKGARACLLRDVPFSAIYFPAYAHTKAALADERGYNHPLSLLAAGAIAGVPAASLVTPADVIKTRLQVVARAGQTTYSGVIDATKKIYKEEGFRAFWKGTIPRVFRSSPQFGVTLVSYELLQRMLYIDFGGTRPSGSELKVMEEAKSRNPDHVGGYSVCLPIFSGIESKFGLCFPKYNVQRTVT
- the LOC123318521 gene encoding calcium-binding mitochondrial carrier protein Aralar1 isoform X1; protein product: MIKRKEEAKIVINEGGGYLKRANPTSLHDIFNKYASVDKNGEKFMTSNDFVIRYLGLFDDKNYNKESVNLLAAIVDTSKDGLISYSEFQAFEGLLCFPDALYKTAFQLFDTNGNGMVSFPEFVEVIQKTELHKRIPFNMDSPFLQLYFGKDKQRVVSYSEFGQFLHDFHEEYAIEGFRRADKNGTGFISVMDFQDIMTNIKSHLLTPQVQSHLIETAQGSQTGGRKVSFPYFIAFNSLLNNMELVKRIYLNVTNGHRTQEVSKEEFMHSAQVMSQMTPLEVDILFHLCDVLHQSGKIVYNDLYSIAPEQYFKQITNRLAEIKAVQSPEDRGVVIQILESAYRFTLGSVAGAVGATAVYPIDLVKTRMQNQRTGSFIGEVMYRNSFDCFKKVVRHEGVFGLYRGLVPQLMGVAPEKAIKLTVNDFVRDKFYDSKGNIPLLGEIISGACAGGSQVIFTNPLEIVKIRLQVAGEIASGTKVRAWSVVKELGLFGLYKGARACLLRDVPFSAIYFPAYAHTKAALADERGYNHPLSLLAAGAIAGVPAASLVTPADVIKTRLQVVARAGQTTYSGVIDATKKIYKEEGFRAFWKGTIPRVFRSSPQFGVTLVSYELLQRMLYIDFGGTRPSGSELKVMEEAKSRNPDHVGGYSVCLPIFSGIESKFGLCFPKYNVQRTVT
- the LOC123318521 gene encoding calcium-binding mitochondrial carrier protein Aralar1 isoform X2 — encoded protein: MDKFFKPARCQEGGGYLKRANPTSLHDIFNKYASVDKNGEKFMTSNDFVIRYLGLFDDKNYNKESVNLLAAIVDTSKDGLISYSEFQAFEGLLCFPDALYKTAFQLFDTNGNGMVSFPEFVEVIQKTELHKRIPFNMDSPFLQLYFGKDKQRVVSYSEFGQFLHDFHEEYAIEGFRRADKNGTGFISVMDFQDIMTNIKSHLLTPQVQSHLIETAQGSQTGGRKVSFPYFIAFNSLLNNMELVKRIYLNVTNGHRTQEVSKEEFMHSAQVMSQMTPLEVDILFHLCDVLHQSGKIVYNDLYSIAPEQYFKQITNRLAEIKAVQSPEDRGVVIQILESAYRFTLGSVAGAVGATAVYPIDLVKTRMQNQRTGSFIGEVMYRNSFDCFKKVVRHEGVFGLYRGLVPQLMGVAPEKAIKLTVNDFVRDKFYDSKGNIPLLGEIISGACAGGSQVIFTNPLEIVKIRLQVAGEIASGTKVRAWSVVKELGLFGLYKGARACLLRDVPFSAIYFPAYAHTKAALADERGYNHPLSLLAAGAIAGVPAASLVTPADVIKTRLQVVARAGQTTYSGVIDATKKIYKEEGFRAFWKGTIPRVFRSSPQFGVTLVSYELLQRMLYIDFGGTRPSGSELKVMEEAKSRNPDHVGGYSVCLPIFSGIESKFGLCFPKYNVQRTVT